One region of Nothobranchius furzeri strain GRZ-AD chromosome 16, NfurGRZ-RIMD1, whole genome shotgun sequence genomic DNA includes:
- the LOC107373545 gene encoding coiled-coil domain-containing protein 106-like, producing MDGPEEKDSCSTATPAVSTRSKKNKKQRLDNVNTKPTLSTEKRDDTSSGLAPTATVLLNKERQEVAFLKEKLEWQKMRIEELEGERDFLRSQLSSLSTQPKDEPLNDTFINNPSENLDSSSTSSSASSEWSSSSSSSPPKKQKRKFKNKHSKAKKYKKEEKKFRQRVRTPSEIVQRYKSLLKTFPKMKTLSKAFQKHGIDRNTVVSTASVAELAIAAPLVYQELISNKPSGETVLHFAKRCEEEIQSNDEVKNKIESMKADGTLLPIRRGKSV from the exons ATGGATGGACCTGAAGAGAAAGATTCCTGTTCCACTGCGACACCTGCGGTCAGCACGcgttcaaagaaaaacaaaaagcagcGACTGGATAACGTTAACACTAAACCAACGCTGTCAACAGAGAAACGTGATG ATACTTCTTCTGGCCTTGCCCCTACTGCAACTGTGCTTCTTAATAAGGAGAGACAGGAAGTTGCTTTTCTTAAGGAGAAGCTGGAGTGGCAAAAGATGAGAATTGAAGAACTGGAAGGAGAGAGGGATTTCCTCCGAAGTCAGCTATCATCTCTGTCAA CGCAACCTAAAGACGAACCATTAAATGATACGTTTATCAACAATCCTTCTGAAAACTTGGATTCATCCTCCACATCTTCATCTGCATCATCTGAGtggtcatcctcatcctcatcttcacCCCCAAAGAAGCAAAAGCGCAAATTCAAAAACAAGCATTCAAAAGCCAAGAAATACAAGAAGGAGGAAAAGAAGTTCCGGCAGCGTG TCCGAACACCAAGTGAGATTGTGCAGAGATACAAGTCCCTCCTCAAGACATTTCCAAAGATGAAGACCTTGTCCAAAGCTTTTCAGAAGCATGGGATTGACAGAAACACAGTTGTGTCCACGGCATCAGTTGCTGAGCTCGCTATCGCAGCTCCTCTTGTTTACCAGGAGCTGATCTCCAACAAGCCCAGTGGAGAGACGGTACTCCATTTTGCTAAGCGATGTGAGGAAGAGATTCAAAGCAATGATGAAGTGAAAAACAAAATAGAAAGCATGAAGGCTGATGGTACTTTGCTTCCAATTCGAAGAGGCAAGTCTGTCTGA